In the genome of Nocardia sp. NBC_00416, one region contains:
- a CDS encoding DUF1542 domain-containing protein → MEWLLIAVVVVVVACYLVWRSRQGAKRTETELADALADARQVNERLGGQIYNLTGSNEPAQQALADAAERHTAAGSQLDQARTPVQARLAKQTAIEGLYYIRGARTAMGMDPGPDVPELDGRASAGKVSEDRVIDFEDRRIAASPDPSSATPNYYPGGRVAGRPVPAGWYSEPWWKPAMVAGAWGLGSALLFTSLFSGMSGVGYGAQGFENGYGEGFQDGLTSGDQGPDGAGGEAGDGGGDSGGDWGGFDGGGFDF, encoded by the coding sequence ATGGAGTGGCTGCTGATCGCCGTCGTGGTTGTCGTGGTGGCGTGTTATCTGGTGTGGCGGTCTCGGCAGGGCGCGAAACGCACCGAGACCGAATTGGCCGACGCGCTCGCCGACGCCCGGCAGGTCAACGAGCGGCTCGGCGGCCAGATCTACAACCTGACCGGCAGTAACGAGCCCGCCCAGCAGGCACTGGCCGACGCCGCGGAGCGGCATACGGCGGCCGGCTCCCAGCTCGACCAGGCCAGAACTCCCGTCCAGGCGCGGCTGGCGAAACAGACCGCGATCGAGGGTCTCTATTACATCCGCGGAGCGCGGACCGCGATGGGGATGGATCCCGGTCCGGATGTGCCGGAGCTCGACGGCCGGGCAAGCGCGGGCAAGGTCAGCGAAGACCGGGTGATCGACTTCGAGGACCGTCGGATCGCGGCCTCCCCCGACCCGTCGTCCGCGACCCCGAACTACTACCCGGGCGGCCGCGTCGCGGGTCGGCCGGTGCCCGCGGGCTGGTACTCCGAACCCTGGTGGAAACCGGCCATGGTCGCCGGCGCCTGGGGACTGGGCTCGGCCCTCCTGTTCACCTCCCTGTTCTCCGGTATGTCCGGCGTCGGCTACGGCGCACAGGGCTTCGAGAACGGCTACGGCGAGGGATTCCAGGACGGTCTCACGTCCGGCGACCAGGGACCCGACGGAGCGGGCGGCGAGGCGGGCGACGGCGGCGGCGACTCCGGTGGCGACTGGGGCGGATTCGACGGCGGCGGTTTCGACTTCTGA
- a CDS encoding AAA family ATPase, with the protein MPAYTPCAPISDRAHATQLDVAGDLLTLLGEVTTEPRPDIQLEALTLAVAADLPVLLWGEPGIGKTAALTQLAESLDLPLTTVIASVHEPSDFSGLPIIGDDPAEHGVPMAPPDWAVRLVRAGRGLLFLDELSTAPPAVQAALLRLVLERRIGALRLPPGVRIVAAANPRSSAADGWELSPPLANRFVHLQWTHDHDVVVRGLGGTWPRATLPRLDPGKFAEAVAFARRAVCGLLTARPNLVHQLPTSETRRGGAWPSPRSWDMTVRLIAFATAAGSAGDVLSLLIRGTVGDGPGFELLNSIDRMDLPDPEALLADPSAAELPERGDLRQAVLDGVVAAVRRQPGKSRWDAAWALLVKAVETGAPDLVVVPATTLATLRRENWDVPASIEQLAGMVSVSQGADRAAARVAAKAGR; encoded by the coding sequence ATGCCCGCATACACGCCGTGCGCTCCGATCTCCGATCGAGCCCACGCCACCCAACTCGACGTCGCCGGTGACCTGCTGACCCTGTTGGGGGAAGTGACCACCGAACCGCGTCCCGACATCCAACTGGAGGCGCTGACCCTGGCTGTAGCCGCCGACCTGCCGGTGCTCCTGTGGGGTGAGCCGGGGATCGGTAAGACCGCGGCCCTGACCCAACTCGCCGAGTCTCTGGACCTTCCGCTGACCACGGTGATCGCGAGTGTGCACGAGCCGTCGGACTTTTCGGGCCTGCCCATCATCGGCGACGACCCCGCCGAGCACGGTGTCCCGATGGCTCCGCCGGACTGGGCCGTGCGACTCGTCCGGGCCGGGCGGGGGCTGTTGTTCCTGGACGAGCTGTCGACGGCGCCCCCGGCGGTGCAGGCCGCCCTGCTGCGCCTCGTCCTGGAGCGGCGGATCGGTGCCCTGCGGCTACCGCCGGGCGTCCGAATCGTCGCCGCCGCCAACCCGCGCTCCTCGGCGGCCGACGGCTGGGAGCTGAGTCCGCCGTTGGCCAACCGGTTCGTGCACCTGCAATGGACCCACGACCACGACGTGGTCGTCCGTGGCCTCGGCGGAACCTGGCCACGCGCGACACTGCCCCGGCTCGATCCGGGAAAGTTCGCGGAGGCAGTGGCTTTCGCCCGCCGCGCCGTCTGCGGGCTGCTCACGGCTCGCCCCAATCTCGTGCATCAACTACCCACCAGCGAGACGCGCCGGGGCGGTGCCTGGCCCTCCCCGAGAAGTTGGGACATGACAGTGCGGCTGATCGCCTTCGCCACGGCGGCCGGATCTGCCGGAGACGTGCTTTCCCTGTTGATCCGGGGCACCGTGGGGGACGGTCCCGGCTTCGAACTGCTGAACAGCATCGATCGGATGGACCTACCGGACCCCGAAGCGCTGCTCGCCGATCCGTCGGCAGCCGAGCTGCCCGAGCGCGGCGATCTGCGTCAGGCCGTGCTCGACGGAGTCGTGGCGGCGGTCCGCCGGCAACCGGGGAAATCCCGCTGGGACGCGGCCTGGGCGCTACTGGTCAAGGCGGTGGAAACCGGGGCGCCGGACCTGGTGGTCGTCCCCGCCACCACCCTCGCCACCCTGCGCCGCGAAAACTGGGATGTGCCGGCATCGATCGAACAACTCGCCGGAATGGTGTCGGTATCCCAGGGCGCGGATCGCGCCGCGGCCCGCGTCGCCGCGAAAGCCGGCCGATGA
- a CDS encoding carotenoid oxygenase family protein: MSDSATAPWLTGLFAPVPDEIDAYDLPVEGTLPPELTGRYFRNGPNPELGGASAHWFIGDGMVHGVRLREGRAEWYRNRWVRTTRFTEGASLRREDGTVDRAAVSANTHVIAHADRIMALVESGFPHELTPELDTVGPRDFGGRLTTAMTAHPKRDPRTGELLFFGYGFAPPYLTYHRLSAAGELVESRVVEVGGPTMMHDFAITEHYVVWLDLPVVFDRNLLGGMPYRWDSDYPARLGVMPRAGGAVRWFDIDPCYVFHVGNAYEDTDGKIVLDAVRYAPEDFTAIWSGIGGDGAAGSAGASRLHRWVLDIATGRAVETQCDDRDVEFPTHDEQRTGLPSRYLYAVGDSSIVKYDVGQGSATSHELGSGFAPGEAVFVPASDAGGEDEGWLLTITSDRGGHGSELLILDAGDLSRTASVRLPRRVPAGFHGSWIAD, translated from the coding sequence ATGAGCGACTCGGCAACCGCGCCATGGCTGACGGGCTTGTTCGCACCGGTGCCCGATGAGATCGACGCCTACGATCTGCCGGTCGAGGGCACCCTGCCGCCCGAGCTGACCGGACGCTACTTCCGCAACGGTCCGAATCCGGAGCTCGGCGGCGCCAGCGCGCACTGGTTCATCGGTGACGGCATGGTGCACGGGGTGCGGCTGCGCGAGGGCCGCGCGGAGTGGTACCGCAATCGATGGGTGCGCACGACCCGGTTCACCGAGGGGGCATCGCTGCGTCGCGAGGACGGCACCGTCGATCGGGCCGCCGTTTCGGCGAACACCCACGTGATCGCACACGCCGACCGGATCATGGCCCTGGTCGAGAGCGGATTTCCCCACGAGCTCACGCCGGAACTGGACACGGTCGGCCCGCGGGACTTCGGCGGCCGACTGACCACCGCCATGACCGCACACCCCAAGCGCGATCCGCGGACGGGCGAATTGCTGTTCTTCGGTTACGGGTTCGCGCCGCCGTATCTGACCTACCACCGGCTGTCCGCCGCGGGTGAGCTGGTGGAGAGCCGGGTCGTCGAGGTGGGCGGTCCGACGATGATGCACGATTTCGCGATTACCGAACACTATGTGGTGTGGCTGGATCTCCCGGTCGTGTTCGATCGGAACCTGCTGGGCGGCATGCCCTATCGCTGGGATTCGGACTACCCCGCCCGGTTGGGGGTGATGCCGCGGGCCGGCGGCGCGGTGCGCTGGTTCGATATCGATCCCTGCTATGTCTTCCACGTCGGCAACGCCTACGAGGACACCGACGGCAAAATCGTGCTCGACGCGGTGCGCTACGCGCCGGAAGACTTCACCGCGATCTGGTCGGGAATCGGTGGCGACGGCGCCGCGGGCAGTGCCGGGGCGAGCCGCTTGCATCGCTGGGTGCTCGATATCGCTACCGGCCGGGCCGTCGAAACACAGTGTGACGACCGGGATGTCGAATTTCCGACGCACGACGAGCAGCGCACCGGTCTGCCCTCCCGCTATCTCTACGCGGTGGGTGATTCATCGATCGTGAAATACGATGTGGGCCAGGGGAGTGCGACGTCACACGAACTGGGATCCGGATTCGCGCCCGGCGAGGCCGTTTTCGTCCCGGCGTCCGACGCCGGCGGCGAGGACGAGGGCTGGCTGCTCACCATCACCTCCGACCGTGGCGGACATGGTTCCGAACTACTGATCCTGGATGCCGGCGATCTGTCCCGGACCGCCTCCGTGCGATTGCCCAGACGGGTGCCGGCAGGATTCCACGGCAGTTGGATCGCGGACTGA
- a CDS encoding vWA domain-containing protein, which produces MTDSSKLDSGKLFAARLHAARARPYLATALYALHIVESRRVPTMGVDRYWRCYVSPVFVDRTPVEELASVLVHEVSHLLRDHHGRSDRFARAHNLSGPAERLRMNIAADAEINDDAFGDGLVQPEGAVVPATLGLSQGELMEDYLRQFRLGSLTEDMAWLDCGSGADGSDRAWELGPDGADGLSEQERDAVRFRVAQGLVGRPGDAPQGWRRWADEALHPPQAWRDLLGAAIRSAASGSGPGADYTYGRPARRSAGLPGVVLPSLRRAPPRVSVVIDTSGSVSDAELGSALLEVAAISRAVGGRRDLVTVLSCDAAAGVAHPLCRAEGIPLVGGGGTDLRTGFAAALRARPGPDVLVVLTDGQTPWPTGRPGCRTVVGLFRRQRSWSERDPGYVPDGPPDWARVVDIGMSV; this is translated from the coding sequence ATGACGGACTCTTCGAAGCTCGACTCCGGCAAGCTCTTCGCCGCCCGCCTGCACGCCGCCCGGGCCCGGCCCTATCTGGCGACTGCCCTGTACGCACTGCATATCGTCGAGTCGCGACGAGTACCGACGATGGGCGTGGACCGCTACTGGCGGTGCTATGTCTCGCCCGTGTTCGTGGATCGGACTCCGGTGGAGGAGCTGGCTTCGGTACTGGTGCACGAGGTGTCGCATCTGCTGCGCGACCATCACGGTCGCAGCGACCGATTCGCCCGCGCGCACAACCTGAGCGGCCCGGCGGAGCGACTGCGGATGAACATAGCCGCCGACGCCGAGATCAACGACGATGCGTTCGGTGACGGGTTGGTCCAGCCGGAGGGGGCTGTCGTGCCGGCGACTCTGGGCTTGTCCCAGGGCGAGCTCATGGAGGATTACCTGCGTCAGTTCCGCCTCGGCAGCCTGACGGAGGATATGGCGTGGCTCGACTGCGGCAGCGGCGCCGACGGATCGGACCGTGCGTGGGAGCTCGGTCCGGACGGTGCGGACGGCCTCAGCGAACAGGAACGCGACGCGGTCCGATTCCGGGTGGCGCAGGGGCTCGTCGGTCGTCCGGGAGACGCGCCGCAGGGGTGGCGGCGCTGGGCGGACGAGGCGTTGCACCCGCCTCAGGCGTGGCGGGACCTGCTGGGAGCGGCCATTCGTTCGGCGGCCTCCGGTTCCGGCCCCGGCGCGGACTATACGTACGGTCGGCCGGCGCGGCGCTCGGCCGGGCTGCCCGGCGTCGTGCTGCCGAGCCTGCGGCGCGCACCGCCTCGGGTCAGCGTGGTCATTGATACCTCGGGGTCGGTCAGCGATGCCGAACTGGGCAGCGCGCTGCTCGAAGTGGCCGCCATCTCCCGTGCGGTGGGCGGGCGCCGCGACCTCGTCACCGTGCTGTCCTGCGACGCCGCGGCGGGGGTCGCGCATCCGCTGTGCCGGGCCGAGGGGATACCCCTGGTGGGTGGTGGGGGTACGGATCTGCGCACGGGTTTCGCCGCGGCGCTTCGGGCCCGGCCCGGCCCCGATGTGCTCGTCGTGCTGACCGACGGCCAGACGCCCTGGCCGACCGGCCGGCCGGGGTGCCGAACGGTGGTAGGGCTGTTCCGCCGGCAGCGTTCGTGGAGTGAACGTGATCCCGGCTACGTTCCGGACGGTCCACCGGATTGGGCGCGGGTAGTCGATATCGGGATGTCGGTCTGA
- a CDS encoding serine hydrolase domain-containing protein, whose product MRIRAFALPICTTAVFLSACATTSSEPAAVLPVGVDRVDTVHGDLDELIRSGAVGALATLTDDDATTVVASGRADTAAGIPIPTDPPQHVRVGSVTKSFTAAVVLQLVAEHRIDLDQPIDGYLPGLLTGDGVDGHAITVRQILGHRSGLPEPARTRETNEHAAAQDGRTYTPAQEIALALRSPAQFAPGARFEYANINYIVAGMLIEAVTGHRYTDELRDRILIPLALADTYLPATGETGLRDPHPTGYVTADGIVTDATIMEPSLPWASGALVSTGADLNRFFTALLAGQVVPPAQLRQMLDGTDMGNGDGMSYGLGIAYTQLPCDAEFVGNVGGVHGFTAVSGATAGGRAVTYSYTGTSSALDVRTVLTHALCG is encoded by the coding sequence ATGCGTATCCGAGCCTTCGCTCTCCCGATCTGCACGACCGCGGTGTTCCTGTCCGCCTGCGCGACGACCTCGTCCGAGCCCGCCGCCGTGCTTCCGGTGGGCGTCGACCGCGTGGACACCGTGCACGGTGACCTCGACGAACTGATCCGCTCCGGCGCTGTCGGGGCTCTTGCCACGCTCACCGACGACGATGCCACCACCGTCGTGGCCTCCGGCCGCGCCGATACCGCCGCCGGGATCCCGATCCCTACCGATCCTCCCCAGCATGTCCGGGTCGGGAGCGTCACCAAGTCCTTCACCGCCGCGGTCGTGCTGCAACTGGTGGCCGAGCACCGGATCGACCTCGACCAGCCGATCGACGGGTATCTGCCCGGTCTGCTCACCGGTGACGGCGTGGACGGGCACGCCATCACCGTCCGCCAGATCCTGGGCCATCGAAGCGGACTGCCCGAACCGGCGCGGACCCGGGAGACGAACGAGCACGCGGCGGCGCAGGACGGCCGTACCTACACCCCGGCGCAGGAGATAGCCCTCGCCCTGCGGTCTCCCGCGCAGTTCGCCCCCGGCGCTCGATTCGAGTACGCCAACATCAACTACATCGTCGCGGGCATGTTGATCGAGGCGGTGACCGGGCACCGCTACACCGATGAGCTGCGCGACCGCATTCTCATTCCGCTGGCCTTGGCCGATACCTACCTGCCGGCCACCGGCGAGACCGGTCTGCGCGATCCGCATCCGACCGGCTATGTCACCGCCGACGGTATCGTCACCGACGCGACGATCATGGAGCCGTCGTTGCCGTGGGCGTCCGGCGCGCTGGTCAGCACCGGCGCCGACCTGAACCGGTTCTTCACCGCTCTGCTCGCCGGGCAGGTGGTGCCGCCGGCCCAGCTGCGGCAGATGCTCGACGGGACGGATATGGGCAACGGTGACGGCATGTCTTATGGGCTCGGCATCGCGTACACCCAGCTGCCGTGCGACGCGGAATTCGTGGGCAACGTCGGTGGCGTCCACGGGTTCACCGCCGTCTCCGGCGCCACCGCGGGCGGTCGCGCGGTCACGTACTCCTATACCGGCACCTCTTCCGCGTTGGATGTACGCACGGTGCTCACCCACGCACTGTGCGGGTAG
- a CDS encoding PadR family transcriptional regulator — protein MSLRFAALGLLADRGPASGYDLLKMFDISLGNIWQATQSQLYGELGKLTTEGLIEVAAEGARRRKVYEITEIGRNALRHWMIEVDPAPARRDETMLRVFLLGTVEPEERRAFLRKCADALKRRLTEIDELEARIDWDDDNLSHYGRLVMDYGKELVQMRGEWFEQAAERVNR, from the coding sequence ATGAGCCTTCGATTCGCTGCTCTGGGCCTACTGGCCGACCGCGGTCCGGCCAGCGGATACGACCTGTTGAAGATGTTCGATATTTCGCTGGGCAATATCTGGCAGGCCACCCAGAGCCAGCTGTACGGCGAACTCGGCAAGCTCACGACGGAGGGACTGATCGAGGTCGCCGCGGAGGGCGCGCGCAGGCGTAAAGTCTACGAGATCACCGAAATTGGTCGAAATGCGCTGCGGCACTGGATGATCGAAGTCGATCCCGCGCCGGCGCGGCGCGACGAGACGATGCTGCGGGTGTTCCTGCTCGGCACCGTCGAACCCGAGGAGCGCCGCGCCTTCCTGCGCAAATGCGCCGATGCCCTGAAGCGGCGACTGACCGAGATCGACGAACTGGAGGCGCGGATCGACTGGGACGATGACAATCTGTCCCACTACGGTCGGCTGGTGATGGATTACGGCAAGGAGCTCGTGCAGATGCGCGGCGAGTGGTTCGAACAGGCCGCCGAGCGCGTCAACC